The following are encoded in a window of Acidobacteriota bacterium genomic DNA:
- the atpC gene encoding ATP synthase F1 subunit epsilon — protein sequence MADNKIRLEIVTPKRLFFSGEVENVSVPGAEGYLGILPGHAPLLSELKTGVITYSEGTRTTRLYSGWGFVEVLPDQVSVLCEEAALPQDIDVEKARKDKSRAQELLASKDPETDYRQALQMLKHAEARLEAAQHS from the coding sequence ATGGCCGACAACAAAATACGTCTGGAAATCGTCACGCCCAAGCGCCTCTTCTTCAGCGGCGAGGTCGAGAACGTCAGCGTCCCCGGCGCGGAGGGCTACCTGGGCATCCTGCCGGGGCACGCTCCCCTTCTCTCGGAGCTCAAAACGGGCGTGATCACCTACAGCGAGGGCACCCGCACTACCCGTCTCTACAGCGGCTGGGGATTCGTGGAAGTGCTGCCTGACCAGGTGTCGGTGCTGTGCGAAGAAGCGGCCCTACCCCAGGACATCGACGTCGAGAAGGCCCGCAAAGACAAGTCGCGGGCCCAGGAACTGCTGGCCTCCAAGGACCCCGAAACCGACTACCGCCAAGCCTTGCAAATGCTCAAACACGCCGAAGCCCGCCTGGAAGCCGCCCAGCACAGCTAA